Part of the Falco biarmicus isolate bFalBia1 chromosome 4, bFalBia1.pri, whole genome shotgun sequence genome, gcaaaagatCACAAATATTAAGATAAATGTGATTCCATGATGAAATTCAGCCTAAAGCACTAAAGCATTGGCTAAGCAACACTTGAACCATCACTGGTTTAGGAAACTGATGGGACGAGGGAGGTCTTAGAAGATGGGAAAGGGCTAACCTAACTTTCTTAAGGGGAGAGTAGAAAACTGCAAGAAGTACCAGGATGAAGGGCCTTCTCTGATACCTGGAAAGGGTGTAGGACAGATGATTATAAACATCGAATTTGCAAAGGCGGCACATCTCAACCTAGGATTAAACAGAGCTGTAGGCCCAGGAGGGAACAGTTCTGTTCTACAGTGATGTCCTGCCTGCCCTGTTAAAAGCAGGTAAGGCGCACGTGTGAAGGGTGGCCCAGTTAGGCTTGAACCTGTCCTCTGCAGCCCTTTAgaatttccttcttcttccacATCTCTGCAACTATGTTAATTGGATTTCATGATTTAGCTCCctggcattttaattttatcacGTGACTTTAAATGTAATCATATGATTGCAAGTCACTGAGTGAAACAAATGCACTTGTTGGGATGTCTGGGTCAACACACTGTGTGAGAAGGGAGCCCAGTTGCCCTGTTCTGCAGATGAGTCTAAACTGTGAGATGTTTGATGGGTGAAAGTAAAACCTTGAGATGACAAGGACATTGATGGCCATGGGAAGCAACAGAGAAGGTAGGTAAATTTATTGTCTCTGTGCCAGAGCATTGGATTACTATCATTTATTTAGGCATCTAACACAAGAGGCAGCAAAATTacacaagaaaaggaaaaaacacccaTACTGTTTTTACAAGATTTGTGGCTTGGTTCCCTCTGGGACGGTGCTTAGTTTATGATGGCTGCACCCCCTGGAGTTAGCTTTATTGCTCATGTAAACATTATTTAttgtcagaaggaaaataagtgCTGTGCAGGAAGGAGATGAAAGCAGCTGAGAATCTAAAATAGACATTTAAAAACTCGTATTTATTAAGTTAACCCTTAAATGTTTGCCAGCCAGTGGTTTCAAATGGATTTAGGCTCCCATTTCTGCTACAGATGACTTGCATTTCCTTGTGTATTTGATGAAACCGATGGCTTGCACTTAAAGAACAAGTTAAAATGCCACAAACTACATAAACAAGCACAAGATGGTCTTCTCCCTGCATGGATGCTTATAATTTAATCAATGCATGTTACAGTATGACAGGATAATTCTTCACAGATTTAAAAACTGGCAACAGTGTTTATCAGAACAACTGCTTATATGCATTCCCTCATCCTGTAGTTTAAAACTTTTCCTAAACCAGGCAACTCTGCCGAGGCTGTTGCACTAGTCTGTTGTTACGCTTTGCCTGCTTGCAGAAAGCCACAAGACAGTTCTTAAGATCTTATGCTAAATACTAAACAGAATAGTTTTGAAGCCAGCTGACGTACTATTTGCTGTAGGAGGGTATCTGATCcgtatttccttttaaatgaaaaatcattctttgaagcaaaggaaagaatgcGTTTGCATGCTGGAAACCTGGAGCGCTGGATGCTGGAGCCCACAGCACCCCGAACAGGCAGCAGTAAGTCCTTACAGAAATATCTCCTGTGGGGACACCTACTTGTCTTTGTGGGATATCACAGAATGTAGTGTTGCCAGATCCTGTGATTTTTGTCGCAAGTCTCAtgacatttcttattttcttaagCCACAAATGGTAGAGTTGGATGAATGTGTAAAAATCGcagtttctatttaaaaataagtaagtgTCTTTCACTTGTATTTGGAGGGAGAAGTTTCAGTCCTAAAGTgtcaaacaacagaaaaaacacacgAGTCTCTTAAGTTTCTTTGGTGGTAATGACATGATTTGCAGGGGCCTGACTTATGATTCACAAGTACATGAAGCTGTCAAATGTATGACCTTGACACATCTTCTACggttgaaagaaaaggaaagacttCCTTTTGATCTGGACGGAGCAATGAAGCTTGGGATGGATACCAGAGTAGCCACCATAGAGTTAACATTGCTTTCATGGAGCCTTCCACATGAATTTTTGGCCGTGCAGGCTTTCTCCTGGACACCTGCCCCTTGGGTATTATCCTGGCAGCCCCTAAAGATGCTGCGTTCCTCAGcgtgctctgctgctgtcaatCTCTTGGCTACAGGCTGCCATTGTTCAAAGTTTCTGTGGGAAGCTCCGGACCCAGAAAAGGGGCAGGACCATGAAAATGATGGAACGTGAACAACCTACAGGAGGTGGCGGATACCACTGGTCTGAAGCGGCACGGCACGGGAAAGCAGGAGCCCTCTGGTTACACCAGACATCGGCTGTGAGAACAGGATATAAATGACTGTTGGTTTGGGGTGGAGAGGAGGCAGACATCTCTAACAGTTTTCCTTCCGAAACATCCCAGTCATCAGCCATGTCTTAGAAGTAAAATAACTAAATGAATCTGCTACAATTCATTGTCAGATGTAAATGGCTTTTgcaactatttttaaaatttttttagcAACGTCACGCAGCACAactttttaataactttaattAAATGGTAGTTATAATTGAATCTTCTGCTTGGAAAGACCAAGAAGCAGACTTGGCAACATGCCAGCTGGTAGCTTTTGAGGTGATTTACGGTTGCATCCTTTCATAACTGATAGTTCAGCAAGAAGCTGTTAAACTgttatacatattttattttgtttagggATTTAAGTGTTCTGTGGAAGTTTCAGGAAAGATCCACATAAATGCTACCTGATAACATCGAATACAGTTTACAAGTTATCTGCAGAATTTATACTATATTTAAATAGTGCAGTAGCTCCTGTGCCCATAACAAACATgtgaggaaagaggagaaaggaacaTCAGAACAAGCACCTTGCAGGTGGAGGACCTCCAGCCAGAGTTGAGCATGCATGCTGCTCTGGCTTGCTTCAGAAAGGTGGCTGCATCTATAGGACTTTCCATCTTCAGCACATTTAATAACTGTTGAGAattttaagaatgttttttgGTTCGGGAGTAGGGTAGGGTAACTCATGGATGAGAAAAAGTCCAGAAAAGCTATCGATTTATGTTCTAAATATCCCTGGGACTTGTTTCACCTCCTCTTGGGCTCATTCCCCTACAAGAAAGAGCTTGACAAGTCAGACCACAGGCGAGAGCTGGTTACCAACCTCCAGCAGGGGTAAAGTGCGGTTCTTCTGTGACATTTCCACAACCTCTTGCTGTGGGGTGGAGCAGTACCTTTCAGATTTAAGGCAGCATTTTGAGTTCAACCTCGAAATACATGACTATGTAAAATCTGATTAAATCCCATCTCTTCAATCACACGAGCAGGTGAtcttttccaattattttttaagaactaGTATGAAGAAAGGAATGATTGACAGAGCTAGTCTGGAAAGGTTATTGTAGAATTACTCCACAAGCAATACCCACTTCTATTGTCACTGTACCCAGACCGTGTCAGCTGTGAGAACACTGTCtggtccccagcaccctgcacaTCAAGATGTTTCAAAAGCCAGTCTCCATTCCTGGTAGCTAACGCTAATGCAATGAAATGATGGGAACATGAAactcccctggcacagcagcaagtGAGGCAGTGAAAGTTCATCTGGTGTaaggcagagcagaagcagcctgtTCCCCGGATCCCTGATGCTATACTTAAGCATGGCATGTGTGTGTTCAGAGTGCTCATGTGTTTCTAGGTCAAGGTCATATGGAAGTGCTCACAGTAGTGTTTCCCACAGAAGGTATGTTGCATCTATGACCTGGAGTCTGCAGTGGCTTCTAATCCTTGCCCAGACACTGGCCCTTAATTCCTACAGCCTGTGGGCTGCATGCTGGCAGCACACCTTCCTTTTTGTCCTTCCCGGCCTGTGGCAGTCAGGTGAGGcactgagctggcagggtgATGGCTTCCATGTGAGGGCACCGTAGAACAAGtggctttgttttctccctggAGTTCTGCGGAATGTCAGTTTGCCAAACTTGTCAGCGGTTTATTTACACACCTGCTTTAAGGGGAGGATGCTCAAGTTGCTTTATTTGCTTCCTGCCTTCAAAGTATGTcaatgttttggggtttctaggaaaaaaaaattaggtttgtattttttctcctgtttatAATGCGATTTGTACTTTAAAAGGGATCAGGTATTGAGCTAAGTGTGGTTTTGAACATGTATGTGAAGCTGGCTGTTCATTATCCCATGTACAACACAACAGCCAACATCTAATGTAACTTCCATAATGTTTAACAAGCTGATTTATGATCAGTATACAAGGCCTTATTCTATATGTTGACTTTCCCATTGTGCCAGGAACAAGACATACTCAATTTTTCCATTAtcagcatcattttttttttttttcactaatgCCATCAAAATTTCCAAGGATTGGGTGTCATACAGCATAATTGGTGTGCATGTAATTCACTCATGTAACGAACACAAGAGGTTAAAACTGACCAGAGATTTCCAGACCTGTGGATGCTCTGGGCTATGATCTCACCCAAGTCAGTTCTGTTCACATCTAATAGTTTGGCTTAGCTGGTCAGGACTAAAGAGCTGAGTACTTGGGGCACAGCTTCTGCCTTTGTGTTTGGAATCAGTGAATGGTTTTTGTTTACCTCCTaatgaatgaagaaataaaaggtgGTTATACCAATTATAATATGACTAGACAAATAAGACTGGAAAGTTACCCATTCTATATGCAAAGCAAGCCTAGAAATTActagcacaaaaaaaaataaaaataaaaaattatccCATAACTCCGAGTAAACAAACGTCTTGGGTTTCAGAGCTGATTACACATTCCTTAAAACCAACAGCAAAGtgtggctggctgccaggggtGGAGGAGCAGTCCGCGTTGGcactgctgggggctgtgctTGCAGCCGTGACCTGGCACACACGGGAGGCCATCGCTGGCGGCATGCAGCCGGACATGCTCCCTCCCAGTTTACTTTCACTTTTCCAGTGACCTCTGCTCATCCAGGCAAGGAGGACAGCACTCCGGCTGCCCTGCCGCTGTACGTGTACAGCACAAACCTGTGAAACCTATGGATGATGCTCTACAAGACATGTAAGTGCCTATTTTTAATGAGGGACTTGGGCGAAATGACCGGTCTGAAAAGTCCGAATCTGCTGGAACAAAAGTGCAGAGCCAGGAGGGGCAGTGGCTCGGACGGGAGTGGCCAGCCGGTTGCTGccttgccatttttttttccttcttagagtctgtttttataaatgatTAGCTAAAACTTGCTGAAGGGAACTAAATGCGTAATCTGAGCTTTTAAGAActatttcattgcattttcttaaaCACAAAGAAGGACTTTGTTAAAGAAACTGCCTGCGCTATCTGGGTTTAATTTGTTCCTAAAGAGATCCAGTCCTCTTCAGCTGTGGGAAAATAAGAAACCATATTGTGATTTAACAATTAACTGATAAAACAAGAAAACGCTACATGCCGATGCTGCCAGGACAAGGGTAATACTTAGTAAATCAAATAATTCACTCAAATAAACAAATCAGTCGGTTCTCGGGGGAAACAGCAATGGCTTTTGCAATTAGCTAACCAGAAAATACATCTGCTGTCCTTTAGACACTGGGAAATAAAACACTGCTGGGCAGGCCACTTAGCTTAGCAACTAAATCAGGAGAtagaaatctgaaatgaaaaagtttcGGAAGCAAGCTGGGCTGTGCTCCCATGGCATACCTGCCGTCAGCAGGGAGCGAGGGCTTCGCGCAGTGCCGCCCGGCCCGTCAGCAGGGTGAAAATCAGCATTGCTCGCCTCAAAGACCATAAGGGTCTCGCAGTGCCATTTGCATACGGCACATCGCTGTGGCCAGTACCGAGCATATGTCCACCCGATCCGGCTGTGCTCTTTGAATGTCATGGATCGTACCGTGGGAGGGGATTTGGTGGCCCAGCTCTGGCCAAGTGTGTGCCTCCCCGGCGATGTGCCCCCTGCGTGCGGATGGCCGTCCCTTTCCGCTGCCTCTGCCGTGGCCGGACAACTCCCTGAGGACCTGTCTTTCCAAGGCAAACCTAACAGTGATATGGCTGCAGAAGTCTTGCCTGTCATGGGCATGAGGAGGTGATATATTTAACCCTTGATTCTTGTATCATTATCTGAGCCTATAGGGTAAAAATATCTCCAGGCAATGTGGCACTTTATGCTGCAGCACTCCTGAATGATTGCTACTTACTTCCATTTCACTCACAGTGCTTGGAAACACTGTCTgctaaaaaacatttaagatttATATTAGAGATTTCAGTCTATGTCACATTAAGATTACTAGGTTTTCAGTTTTGAGGTTTAGATTCTGGTAGCAATTCCACAGAAACTTTTTAGCAGAGCACAAAATGCAGTGAATTCACAATGGTATAAAATGgtcataaaaagaaatcctcaGCATGCCATACTACCACTGCTTATTAGTACTAGGCAACTCCTTCTGCTgtgatattttaatatatatatatgaaatagtCTTAGAAAACTGTGATGGAAGGAGTTATAAAATTACAGTCTCCTTTCCATAAGGTGCCTGTTTCTGTTACTACAATACATTGCCAGAAAGCACTCTGATACAGGCATGATCAAGGTCTCCATGTGCAataataacaattttaaaaatctcttttcatgCTGTTCAGAAGATCTGGATTCCTAAGGGTAAATGGAATAAACTCAGGATGTTTATACTCTATTCATCTGTCTTCCCAAGGACACGCACCATAAATGTCACAGCACTTGACAATACTAAAAATATTccagtgagggtttttttcccatgttcttACCCTTTCTAGAGATAAATAAGCTGCTTTCATTTGTAGTACAGGGTTATAGACCAACATTTTAAAGAGTAAAAGTGGGGATGCAGGTATCTCATTTGTTAATGGTGATGGCTATAATTGCGTGAGTTACAGCAGTTCTGGCTGTGCTCACCAGGAACTTCTCCGTGATGAGCTCCTCGGAGTCATGGCAAGGACAGTGCTggggtgggatgctgctgtCTTTGGAGAGCTCTGCCAGGCTAGAAACTCCCCCCTGGCAGGGAAGGCcagacactgaaaacaaaggCGAGAgtatcagagaaagaaattaactgGAAGAAAGCTTGAGGTCTGTGTGGCTAACCCTGCTAGCTGCAATGCTGCCCCAGGACGTGCTAGCAACGCGCCCGGTAAGCCCCGAGCACCACccggggctgtgctgggtgtgaCACTTCCTCCGTGAGACCACGAAGTGGCAGCACTCGCAAACTTCCagcaaattctctttttttcattttttctaagaCCCCGGGTAGCTGGAGCTGTCTCTCACGAGAAGGCGTACAACATGTACCCAAGCGCAAAGTCAAGTCTTAAACTAAATCCTTTCTTACCTCCCATTTGGCAACTCATGCCTACCCTGTGGGCTTCAgaagtcccagcccgtcagcCGGGCCATGGTGGCTTCAGCGCTGCAAGTTTCCCAGACACCAGACCACCACCCAAAGCGAGGGGCTGTACGTTTTACTCTCTGTTTATCCAGTCCCAGTACACTGGTATAGATTTTCCACATGCTTGGTTTAAGACGGCACGGAGGCAAACTTGAGCAAACCTTTCAGGATCTCGTGGACTAGCGGTCATCCCCACAATGGCTGTTTCCTGGGTAAGGGCACCTCTTGGTGCTTGGGGGCTTGCTGCTTAACAGAAGCAAACTGCTACTAAGAGGTGTCTGTGCAAGGGCAGTTGTGTGGTTGAAGCATTTTATGTACCAATCTGGATTCAGCTTTGCCTACTGTAATTTTAATCCCTCCAGAAGATCTCTGTCCCTCTTCAACATAAGCACTTTCATCATGGTTTCAACACAAGTCGCAATTACTAATCGCCCTCTGTCTTCGCTATACTAGAAATCTGCCTTTTCCAACATATTAACAAGATAGCAgattttgcagtgaaaaaaaatatctgtagtaTTAAATAATATATCCCATCCTTTACCACTATTTGTAAAGCTAAGGTTCAGCTTCACTCCTCTGCAGCATTCATTCCTAGGAATGCATGTTGTCCTCCTTACTTTGCTGGGTAATTAAATGCTGATTAATTTTTGTGCAAATGGGAGTTTTTTAGATGTACAGATTTCCTTGCACTTCTTGCCTCTTGAAGTTAATATATCCCAGTTAGAGGCTTCAACGCAAGTTTTTCTCTGATTAAGAGACACTGTCACTGCTCCAACTACCTGCTAAATTTGCGTTACACTTTGTCACTGCATTGAAACAAATGGGTACAGTGCTGCGgcacaagaaaaacacagatgtgATGAAAATGCAGACATACTCTGAGCAGTTGTGTGTGATGTCATGGGGTGTTTATGACGTCACAGGAGTGCATGACATCACGTGCAGTGTGACGTCATATGGACATGTATGACATCACAGTGGGATGTGTATGGCATCATGGGTGTGTATATATGATGTCATGGGGGTGTGACGTCACAGGGGATGTATATGACGCCATGTGGTGCCACAGGGGCATGTATGACATCATGGGGGGTGTATGACGCCACAGGATGTGTATATGACGTCACAGGGGTTGTATGACGTCATGGGGTGTATAGCATCACATGTGTGTATGAGGTCATGTGTATTTGTATGACGTCACGTGTACTTGCATGATGCCACATATGTGTGACATATGTGTATGACGTAACACATGTGTATGAGGTCATGTGTGTATGATGTCACTCTGAGTACGTGTGTAAAAGCGAACTGTGGCATCGGTCATTTCAAACCTGGCAGGATGCGGGTCTCGGCCCGCACCCCCGCGCTGCCCCACGCCCCACCGCATGCGCTCAGGGCACACGGGCCCGCTGAGGCCTCGGGGCGGTCAGGGCGACGGGCCCGTCACGAAGCGCTGCGGCGGAAGCCCCGGGCGCGCCGCTGCCCCACGCCGCCCCCGCACCGCCTGCCCCGGGCCGGGGAGGGGCCGCCCCGACAGCCTGCACCGTGCCGCAGCGCCCGGCAGCGCCCGGCAGGCCGCACCGCACCGCAGGGCCCCAGCAGCGCCCGGCAGGtcgcgccgccccgccccggcagGGCCCGGCAGgccgccccgcaccgccccggcAGGGCCCGGCAGgccgccccgcaccgccccggcAGGCCGCACCGCCCCAGctccgccgccccgccccggcaggccgcgcccgcccggcccggcgccaTCCCCAGCAGGAAGACCAGCAGCCCGCcggcgggccgggcagggccggggccgcTATGGCCGGTGagtgcggggcggcgggagcccgGGGGCGGCAGGGAGGGCCGGGCACTTCGCCGGCGGGGCCGAGAGGCGGTCGCTTTCCGAAGGCGGCGCCGCCtcgctgcggggccggggcgggggccgctGCGGCGTCGCGGCCGCTCCCCGGGCAGCGCAGAGCGAAGGCCGAGCTGCGTGaggcggggcccggccgggggtccccggggcggcggcgcggtcGTGCCAGGTCCCGCGGGCCGCGCTCCGGGGTGCGGCGGCTGGTGTCACGGGGGCGGGTGGGAGCCGGCGCCGCGGTGGCGGCCGGGGAGCGGGCGGGGTGTGTCCGCAGCGCGGCCGCCGGCGGTACCGTGGCCTGgggcgcgggggccgggccgccctGTGCCCCTCGGGGGGTCCCCGCTCCTGCCCGGGGGGCTCCGCCGCCGCGCCTGCGGTGCACAGGAGCTTTCCCGGCTGCTGAAGGGCCCCGTTGTTGTAGCCGCCTTCGTAGGaagctgggagggctgggaacGTGTGTAACATCGTGTCGCACTCGAGTACCAGGAGCATTTTAGTATTTTGCTcactgctttattatttttttctcttctattttttgaaagatattgCAGATAAAGATGAGGTACTGAACTCGACCactgcctgacaggaggttgcagcagggtgggagtcggtctcttctcccagataacgAGCGATACGAcaagaaatggcctcaagttgcaccaggggaggctcagattggatattaggaaaaacttgcTTCATTGAAAGGGTAGGCAGGTGCTAGAACAGGGTGCCCAGGACGtggtttatttaaaagtaaGGTATTTAAAAGTCGTGTAAATACAGCATTTAGGGATACGGTTTACTGGTGGACTTGGCACCCTTAGGTTAATGGTTGAGCTTGATCTTGAACGATTCTCTGGTTCTTTGACAGCAGCTCATGGACTCTTGACTTCTGCTTACTACCGTGCCAGTAGCGCGGTCCGGGGGCAGTGGGTGAGTGTGGCTGCGGACGGTGGCAAGTGGTCCTTCACCTCTGTATCACCACTTCCAGCCCAGAGGAGAAGAGCAGTTGTTTGTCACTGGAGGTGCATTTGGTAACCAGTGCAATCTGATCCCCCCAGACCATTCTCTGCAGTCAGATTCCTTCTTAAATCCTCATCATCCCTTTCTTGGGCTCTTGAAAGGGAAAACCCCCAAATTAAATAAGCATTAAGCTTGCATTTTGTTGAGAGAggctttttcatctctttcctgGGATGCTTCAGCAAGGAGTTCATAGGGATGCATACAAATGGCAGGTCACATGTTTTCAAGGTTTTGGTTGTCACATTGCCTTTATAAAGTTTATGAAAATCATCCAGGAGTTTTACAGGAAGTTGCAGcttgtgtttgcacagcacatACTGTCGAGGTTTCTGTGTGTTGTTGTGGAGAATGCCAGAGGGTTTGTGTCTTGAAATTTCTACGCTCGTGATGATCCGTCTGTTTGCTTGGTAAATTGAAGGAGGCTTTTAAGGggagaacaaacaaaacatgaaacTCTTAATAAAGATACAGTGGTGCCAGAGACAGTAGCAAGGGTCCCTATGTAAATACTGGGGGAGTTATTAATTGGAAAAGTCTGCCTGTCTGACTTAGGTGGTTGGCCAGCCCAGGTGTGGATGAGAGTGGTTCCATGTCGCAATTTAGGGAGGAGGGGCTGATCCAGCCTATGAATCTGGAATGCAGCTGGATTTATTCATGTAAAAAAATTCATATAAACATGAGGTGGCAATGCAGACCCCAGCCTAAGGTGGCAGGTCCCTAGGTTTTATccagaaaggaagcaaaagtaGATCGTAGACAAACACGTGCAGGGGACTGCAAGAGACAAAATCCCATTTGATGTCCCTTGTACAGAAAATAACGTGGAGTCTTTTATGTTTATAATAATTAAGCAGAATCAAAATTACAAAGGGTTTTTCGACAGCCACTATAACCTGAAAGTTATGTTTTGTGTTATCAGTGCGTTGTGCCGGTGGCTAGTGACACCTTTCAGGGGCCAGACTGCTCACCACAGGCACATGGAACGAGAGTGCCAACACCACAGCGCTTGTCTGACATACTGGCTGCTGCCAGGATCTGGCATGCTGGCGCCTAGGTAAGGAGTTGTCTCTGAAAAACTCTCTGTGAACACACTGCTATTAAATTAGAAGGAGTTTTGGGAAGAGTGGCTGTGTCGTCTTTGCCATTTTTCCTGCAGGTGCTGTTGAAGACAGTGTGGCACCTTATGGTCACATAcgatcagattttttttatgagCCTTGTTACTCCAAGAGCAGAATATATTTCAGCAGCCTTAAAATGCCAGCACTTAGTATAGTGGCTGGGTCGTTTGGCAGCTGTTGTCAGAAACCCAATTGTCCATTTGGAAGGAAGAATAGAGTTGTGTCATTTTACAAAGAGTTGCCACAGGGGTGATAATTTTTTACCTGCAGGTGAAAAATGATGACTgacttgctttgtttctgtcatTTGCTGCTTGTGCATTTATCATCACCGattgtatgtattttattctctgtctgaggagctgctggctaCAAATAACCAGTaatctcttgctttttctctaatattttttaattatacgTCTACTTCCTTTCCTTCCGTGTGTGCGGTCAGGTGCAGGCTGTGTATGTTAGTGTGGTGTACATATGCTGTATGCAAGAGGCTTTTTGTACTTTGGGTAAGAGAGAAAAGTAGGCGTGTGT contains:
- the CARD19 gene encoding caspase recruitment domain-containing protein 19 isoform X1 encodes the protein MRVSARTPALPHAPPHALRAHGPAEASGRSGRRARHEALRRKPRARRCPTPPPHRLPRAGEGPPRQPAPCRSARQRPAGRTAPQGPSSARQVAPPRPGRARQAAPHRPGRARQAAPHRPGRPHRPSSAAPPRQAAPARPGAIPSRKTSSPPAGRAGPGPLWPCVVPVASDTFQGPDCSPQAHGTRVPTPQRLSDILAAARIWHAGA